GCAAGCCAAGAACGCGAGCCCTGGCGCGAAGCACTTCAGCGAGCAGTGTGAGGAGCACAACCTGCTGAGCGGCAACACCGGTCTGATCTTCACAAACGACAATGTCCAGGAGATCAAAGCGGTGCTTGACTCGCACCGTGTGAAGGCCCCCGCGCGTGTCGGCGCGATTGCCCCGTGTGACGTGGTTGTGCCTgctggcagcaccggcatGGAGCCGACCCAGACGTCTTTCTTCCAGGCGCTGAACATTGCGACGAAAATCGCCAAGGGTATGGTGGAGATCGTGACcgagaagaaggtgctgaGCACCGGCGACAAAGTCGACAActcgacggcgacgctgctgcagaagctgAACATCAGCCCGTTCTACTACCAGGTGGATGTGCTGTCCGTGTGGGACCGCGGTGTGCTTTTCACCCGCGAGGACCTGGGGATGACGGAGGACATCGTGGAGAAGATGCTGATGGAAGGCCTGAGCAATGTGGCGGCGATCTCGCTGGGCGCTGGCATCCCGACGTCTGCGACGATCGGCCCGATGCTGGTGGACGCCTTCAAGAGCCTGCTGGCTGTGTCCGTGGCAACCTCGTACGTGTTCGAGGAGCACCACGgcaaggagctgcgcgaggccgCGCTCAGTGGCTCGCTGGTTGGCGCTggctcggctgctgcggagtccgccgctgccgcgccggccgcctccagcgccgctgccaaggTGGAGtcggaggagagcgaggaggacgacttCGGCATGGGCGCTCTCTTCTAAGTGGCCCATCATTTTCTTTTCATCACTGTGGAGTGGTGCCATGTTTTGCGGGGTGATCAGCGGCAAACGTCGGGACGCCTTTTTGGCCTATATCGCTTGGATGGACTCCCTCTCATTT
This portion of the Leishmania panamensis strain MHOM/PA/94/PSC-1 chromosome 27 sequence genome encodes:
- a CDS encoding 60S ribosomal protein L10/acidic, putative (TriTrypDB/GeneDB-style sysID: LpmP.27.1410) is translated as MPSITIAKREYEEHLVDCLTKYSCVLFVGMDNVRSQQVHDVRRALRGKAEFVMGKKTLQAKIVEKHAQAKNASPGAKHFSEQCEEHNLLSGNTGLIFTNDNVQEIKAVLDSHRVKAPARVGAIAPCDVVVPAGSTGMEPTQTSFFQALNIATKIAKGMVEIVTEKKVLSTGDKVDNSTATLLQKLNISPFYYQVDVLSVWDRGVLFTREDLGMTEDIVEKMLMEGLSNVAAISLGAGIPTSATIGPMLVDAFKSLLAVSVATSYVFEEHHGKELREAALSGSLVGAGSAAAESAAAAPAASSAAAKVESEESEEDDFGMGALF